Proteins encoded by one window of Bubalus bubalis isolate 160015118507 breed Murrah chromosome 4, NDDB_SH_1, whole genome shotgun sequence:
- the HMGXB4 gene encoding HMG domain-containing protein 4 isoform X4, protein MVVLRALCSNNLCDCFDGDHSFEDIGLAAGRSQREKKRSYKDFLREEEEIAAQVRNSSKKKLKDSELYFLGTDTHRKKRKHSSDDYYYGDISSLEPSQKKKKKSSPQSADTAMDLLKAITSPLATGAKPSKKIGEKSSSSSSHSESKKEHHRKKVSGSGGELSLEDGSSHKSKKMKPLYVNTETLTLREPDGLKMKLILSPKEKGSSSIDEESFQYPSQQGTVKKSSKKSARDEQGALLLGHELQSFLKTARKKHKSSSDPRSSPGPEGCGSEASQFPESHSANLDLSGLEPILVESDSSSGGELEAGELVIDDSYREIKKKKKSKKSKKKKDKEKHKEKRHSKSKRSSGLPPAAVAGEVPVPPVPAPSLPYTGAPAPPPPLPSPHTDGHNEKKKKREEKDRERDRGEKPKKKNMSAYQVFCKEYRVTIVADHPGIEVGKVRTLHLSPWTSQVTSTNLICQVCGLASHPSHQGCSEAHMKHQKRLRCAL, encoded by the exons ATGGTGGTCTTGCGGGCTCTTTGTAGCAATAACCTGTGTG ATTGCTTTGATGGTGATCACAGCTTTGAGGACATAGGGCTAGCTGCTGGCCGAAGCCAACGAGAAAAGAAACGTTCTTACAAAGATTTTttgagggaagaggaagaaatcgCTGCTCAGGTCAGGAATTCTTCCAAGAAGAAATTAAAG GACAGTGAGCTTTACTTCTTGGGGACGGACACGCACAGGAAAAAGAGGAAGCACTCCTCCGATGACTACTACTATGGAG ATATTTCGTCTTTGGAGccatcacagaagaaaaagaaaaagtccagCCCACAGTCTGCTGATACAGCTATGGACCTATTGAAAGCGATCACTTCCCCTCTGGCCACAGGCGCCAAACCCTCCAAAAAGATAGGAGAAAAGTCGTCCAGTTCCTCAAGCCATTCGGAGAGTAAGAAGGAACACCACAGGAAGAAAGTCAGTGGAAGCGGTGGGGAGCTGTCCCTGGAGGATGGCAGTTCCCACAAATCCAAAAAAATGAAACCGCTCTACGTGAACACAGAGACACTGACCCTCCGTGAGCCTGATGGCTTAAAGATGAAACTTATCCTCTCGCCCAAGGAGAAGGGGAGCAGCTCCATTGACGAGGAGTCTTTTCAGTACCCCTCTCAACAAGGGACTGTGAAAAAATCTTCTAAGAAGTCAGCTCGGGATGAGCAGGGTGCTTTACTCCTAGGACACGAGTTACAGAGCTTTCTAAAAACAgcccggaagaagcacaagtcaTCCTCAGACCCACGTTCCTCTCCTGGCCCCGAAGGCTGTGGCTCTGAGGCCTCCCAGTTCCCAGAATCCCACAGTGCTAACCTTGACCTTTCAGGGCTGGAACCTATCCTGGTAGAATCAGACTCCTCCTCTGGCGGGGAGCTAGAGGCTGGGGAGTTAGTGATCGATGATTCTTACCgggaaatcaaaaagaaaaagaagtcaaagaagaGCAAAAAGAAGAAGGACAAGGAGAAGCATAAAGAGAAGCGACACTCCAAGTCCAAGAGGAGTTCAGGGCTTCCCCCTGCTGCGGTGGCAGGAGAGGTCCCCGTGCCGCCTGTGCCCGCTCCCAGCCTCCCGTACACCggagcccccgccccgcccccgccgcttCCCAGCCCCCACACAGACGggcacaatgagaaaaaaaagaaaagagaggagaaggacagagagagagaccgaGGAGAAAAG CCAAAAAAGAAGAACATGTCGGCCTACCAAGTGTTCTGCAAGGAGTATCGTGTAACCATTGTGGCTGACCATCCAGGCATAG AAGTTGGTAAGGTGAGAACACTACACCTCAGCCCTTGGACAAGTCAGGTAACATCTACAAATCTCATCTGCCAGGTGTGTGGACTCGCTTCTCACCCCTCTCACCAGGGCTGCTCTGAGGCACACATGAAGCACCAGAAAAGACTCAGATGCGCTTTATAA